In a genomic window of Melitaea cinxia chromosome 25, ilMelCinx1.1, whole genome shotgun sequence:
- the LOC123665998 gene encoding calmodulin-like protein 4 — protein sequence MRSLGMSPTIQELTGYLKGKGGKMSFADFLEVMHIHSRAENLPHEVVNAFKAGDNDKRGVISSKQLRNLLQNWGEGLSSREVDNIFREANVSSNGIVRYEDFVKIACAPVPDYY from the exons ATGAGGTCCTTAGGAATGAGTCCAACTATACAGGAGCTTACTG GTTACTTGAAAGGCAAAGGTGGCAAGATGTCCTTCGCTGATTTCTTAGAGGTCATGCACATACATTCCAGAGCGGAAAATCTTCCGCATGAA GTTGTGAACGCTTTCAAGGCCGGTGACAATGACAAGAGAGGCGTTATTTCTTCGAAGCAGCTCCGGAATTTGTTGCAGAATTGGGGCGAAGGCCTATCATCCAGAGAG GTGGACAACATTTTCCGTGAAGCAAACGTGTCAAGCAATGGCATCGTACGCTATGAGGACTTTGTGAAGATCGCCTGCGCGCCTGTTccagattattattaa